The Solanum pennellii chromosome 4, SPENNV200 genomic interval GGATATGTTAGTTgttatcattatatttttttatatgttttgagATATTTGTTTACAGAAAAAAGATGACAGGAGtttcttattgatttttatttttttacttgctGTTATAATGTCTCAGAAATATGAAATATTGGTGTTTAGATGAAAAATAGTTGTTGACACAAGTGAACCAAATTTTAGAAGCACTCCATTAGAAATCACTTTCATTATGCCTTGTTTTTATCTGTGAGGCGTATTCAGGATTAAAATTTTAGATTGTGCTGGAATTCGAGCAACCTACTTCCACATGGTTTTCAAACCAATTTCACTGATCAATATGCCATATTTTACTTATGGTTCGATTTGTGCATAGTCAATAACACGAATAAATTCTGCAGGAAGAGGTAGCAGAAGATGTTAACATCTGGGCAGAGTCTGCATCAAGAGGCCTTATCAAAGATATTCTAAAGCCCAAATACATTACAAATGATACAAAGGTTCTTTTGGCGAATGCCCTGTATTTTAAAGGTAGGTGGGATTTTGATGAAGAACGTACCATAGACAGAGACTTTTACCTACTCAACGGTGATATGATTTCAGTTCCCTTTATGACTGGATGCGATAATTTCACCTATGGATCATTTGAAGGCTATCAAGTTGCTAAAATTCCATATGAAATTGGAAAAAATGGCGATAACAAAGATTTCTCTATGTTTATCTTCCttccaaatgaaaaaaatggatTGCTTAACTTATTGGAAAAGGTGAATTCTGATCCGAAATTCTTTAcacaaaaattcaatctttgGTCTGTATCACTTGATGCATTCTACATCCCAAAGTTTAAATTCACATACACTGCGATGAAACAAGTTATAAGAACAATGAGGGAAATGGGATTGACTCTTCCTTTTGATAAACACTGCATGGAGCTCACTGAGATTGTGAAACCTGAGGGGCCATTCTTTGTTAACAGGATAATACAAAAGGCATTTATCGAAGTAAACGAGAAGGGTACCGAGGCAGCAGTTGTTACTGTGGTGTCTGATGATGATATGGGATGTTCGTTGTATGAAGCCCCTAGCCCAAGATTTGTAGCAGATCACCCTTTCTTGTTCATGGTGAGGGAAGAGGTTTCAAGATTGGTACTTTTTACTGGAGCTGTACTAAATCCATCAAGTGATCATTCAGATGCTAATTCATCAAGTGATTCAGATGATTGTTAAGAATGAAAAAGAGGCATGGGAGAACTTGTTTTtcgtaatttttaaaaagattttgtttAACAACATTGATGTTTTATGTTTTCCTTTGCTAgatgattttgatatatgtCTACTTTAAAATGCTTGTAACTTGTACGTGAAGGTTCAAcgtctaatatatatatatatataaactaatcCTTGAGTTGTGACATTTGGTATCGATGCTTTGACACGCAAAGCATGGCGATTGTGTAGCAAACCTCAATCGAAACAATCTAGGCTAATTCCGTAtcgaaaaaatacaaaataaaagagATGCTCAATATTTAAGTAAGAAAATCTTCAGTCCTAATTACATGTTTTAAAGCGTGTAGACCTAGATCCAAAGTGGACAGTATCATTAGTGAATCAATCGTCAATGGTAAGTAAAAACATGCATTCTAATAATATTATAGTAgaggaactttcacatatagccactcaaAAGTAGCCTAATTACTTTTcgtagctatagtttgatagtTATAATTCGTAGttacatgttatagggaggagagaggcgagcgagactgggagagagagggaaaagagtgggagaaagatgaattctatatgtatatcggttagataattgtatattatacatatgtatttgcatatatggcaagcgagattaggagagggaggagagaggcgagcgagagaggtcAAAGAGTGGGacagaggtgaattgtatatgtatattggttagataattatatattatacatatacattagtATATATGGCAAGCTGGACTGGGAGaagaaggagagaggcgagtgagattaGGAGAGGCAAGAGAGAGGGTTAAGAGTTGGAGACAGGTGAATTATATAGGTATATCAGTTagctaattatatattattcatatgtatttgtatattttgacgaattatacatatacaaacgtgactaattatacaatatcGAAGCTAGCCCaggtaattaatttaatgtatgATATTAGTCGTGAATGGTAAATATAGCAAACTATTataactatgatgagtaattaagcagtataattttttcatactaTACTGGAAATTCTATTTTTGGTCTTGTAAAAATATTGGGCCTAATACTTCTTTTCTCCACCTTAAGACTATTGGGCctgttaacttttttttcttctgggCCTAAAGCTGAAAAAGGCCTGCAGGTGAAGCCCTAATAGTGTATTACCCATTGATCGGAAAAAACTGAAATCTGGGAGTCGATCGTCTGAGAGAGCGAAGATGAATTCAATGGTGGCTTTGGGGAAGAAATTCACGAGAAATATTCAAGATAACAAACGCAGATTGTTGTCTGCTAAGTATGAATTGAGGCGAAAGTTGTATAAAGCTTTTGTTCAAGATCCTCAACTTCCTCCTGAAATGCGAGAAGCTCATCAGTACAAGCTTGCCAAGTTGCCCAGAAACAGTTCCTTTACGCGAATCAGAAATCGGTGCATTTTTACAGGTCGACCTCGTGCCGTTTATGAAAAGTTTCGAATGTCTCGTATTGTTTTTCGTGGTTTGGCTGCTCGTGGTGCTTTGCAAGGTGTAAAGAAAGCTTCTTGGTAGACAATACAATACCCAGGTAAATTTTGTTTACGCTTTGATTGTGCTTGGGTTTAATTTTGTGCAAAAAAGCTTGTTTGAATTTCAATTCTGCTTCTTTGTTGTGTGATTAAGCCAGTGTTTGTGTTTGAGCAAAAGGTGTTTGTTGAAATGTCTAGGCTGAGGAGAACTCTAGAAAGAGTAGGTTTGTTGATCTGTAATGGGaatgtgtatatatagagagagagaaattgaaGCAGCTGAGCCTGATAGAGATACTGCCGCCTGGAGGCTGAGCTTAAACCTTATGTGTCTACAGACTACAGTACAAAGTTTAATATCCAAAAGTAGACCTTCCGCGATGAATGAGGGAATAAGACAACTGCTTTAGGGTGTATAAATTCGATGAAAATGCTGCAACTAAAATGTGCAGCTTCGAAATTTGGTTGTACTTTGAGACTGTAATGTATTGTATGACTCGTTCCGTTGCATGTTAGCAGGATATGAGTAAAATTGGTCATTGTGTTGAAACCTCTTTTATAATGAGATATGATGAATACTCAAAGAAGTTTGGAACTGTCCATGGTTGTTTGAACTATTCACAGCAGTATGGTTTTGATGGGAAATGTCAATGTTACAAGAAGGCATAAATATGCTCCTGGCTGGCTCACCCTTATCTCTATAGGGGCTTACATACTAGCATAGTGCTTATGATCGTCGTAACTGCAAGCCTCCTGTGTCTTTCTATACTGTCCTTTTTAGTTTGCCTTCCTCTTGTAATCACCTACCCTACTTGCTTGGAATTGAAGTGTAGCAGTAGTTGTCTCCTCTTGTAATTGCTGACCCTAGTTTGGAAATGAAGCTACTTTTAGTACATCTAAAAGACGATGAAACCATATATGATATGCCATGAGATTAGTTGTTTCGTTTTCATCAGATGTGAAACCATATTCCTCCCTTCGTAGTAGTAGTTGTTTCTTGTAATTGGCCCTTGCTTTTCTGTACCTGTTTTCATTTATCGCGATATCTTTGAAATATGGTGCTACTTCTTCTAAAGAAAACATTAtttgaacaaaatttttttttttaatcattgttTGCCTAAACAAATTCTTTCTTAACCAGGttgatcattttcttttataacaTGACGTCGTTTTTTCTTACTGCAGGATTTCTTCTTTTCAAGATTTAGGAGTATTACTACTGGATATCATATACTAAAGCCTAGTAGATTACAGTGGGACAAGGTTTTCTATTTCAGGAGTTGTTGCCAGCtttttcaaataaatcatcatgTTACAATCTCTATCTCGTCCCTCATCCGGAGTTTGGCTATGCCAATATTATTTATCTCCATCTTTGCCTCAAGATTTCTTGATGTTCTTAATCTGCTTGGTAGAACCTTGCTAAAGCTTTTCATTGTCTTGGAACTTTTGATTTATGAGCAGACCTGTACTCTCTTTCCAGCTTTGAAGTTTGAACTAATTGCTTATAAGATATATGCATGCATCTTGTAATCTGTCTATTTCTATCCTCTAATCAGTTATCACAACTATTCTTTATGCTGCATGCTATACTTGCTTACAAATGAGATGTCACTGCACAAGTTCTTTATCTTTTCTATATGTACTATGTATACTTTTGCCTTCAAATTCTACTTGCATATGTTCATTATCCATCGAGTTTTGAACTTACAAACATTGGCCTTGTGGATTTTTTATATAAAGCTACAAGCCTACAACAGATATTAGATGCACTCACAACAGCCAACTGCAATTGCTTGATGGCTCTTAAGATAACGAAATACAGATTATAGGTTCTTCTTCCCAACCAGTAGAATATTCTCTCAACTGATAAATGCAGGAAGAGGTTCTTTACTGTAAATGCTGTACatcgaaaaaagaaaaaaacgaaAACACTATCCCTTCAAGTATCTTTCAATCTCTTTGGCCTGCAAACAACTTCCCTGATTTGGAAGGAACAGTATTAGAGCCAGGTGCATTTATCAAACTTCCATTGTGTGACATATAGAAATGGTTGTAATTGATTCTGGTAACCAGATCTGCCAAATGCGGAAACTGTCCCACGTTGAGCTTGAAAGATAGAATCTGAAATTTTGCAACATGATAAGAACCAATCAAGTCCGCGCTATTGAAGTAGTTATAACAATTGGGATTGGAATCAAAATACGGGAGAAAAAGAACTTACCCTCATGAGGAAAGCTATGCAGTCATCAAACTGTTTCTCAATCCTATTGATTTCCATTTCACACCTTGCCTTGATTGCAGATACAGCTCCTCCACTGCTAAGAGTCTGCTGTACTGAATAGAAATCGAGAGCTAATCCAAGAATACTGTTGATACGGCTAGCAATCAATGCCCACTGGGAAAAGGAAATTGTTTCCGGTTAACCTCTCATGGCTTGATTCTTCATTTCTATGTTTTGGGAAGGGGGGAAAACAGAGAAATAGTGCATCCATGTGAAAATACCAGTTTTTCTGGAACAGCAAAGCAGTGCCTTTGGATTGACATCAAGTAAGCCTCGTGTATTTCGATGACTTCATCCAATGATCTTGCTGCAGCCAAACCTTCACAGAGTTCACCCCATGCACTGTGATACACCTACATGGTAGGAAACAGTTAGTGTTAAAATGTAGCAACAATTGATTGCAAAGCCAATCTACTACTGTATTTAATGTTATAACAGTCAAGTGCAGATACTGAACaaacttttttctatttctatgAGCTTATGAATTCATGATTTATGTTAGAAATTGCATTTACCTTACAATAGGGGTATAAGCTCCGCTAACAATACACAGTAGAAATGCAAAAACATATGTGATAATAGTAATTATTTATGAGAACAGACAAGAATATAAAGGCAACTTATAAATTTCTTCTTTCCAGAAACAAAATCACCATGTTTCAATAATTTTCCATCAATACTGGTGCCCTAAACAAATTTCTTCACAAATCAAGTGGGAGGATTATTAAAAAGGCAGGACTCATGAGTCCAAAATATGCCCCAAGTATAACAGAAATTCCACCAAAAAATTACGATCAAAGAGAGAGAATGAATACCCTGTCCATCACATAGTGGTGGAAGGCATCCACAAAATGTAGCAGTTTTTGTTCCAGTAACCAATGATGCTTGCGGTTAATAGATGCTGAACTTCTGTCCTGAAAGACAAAATTGCTATAATTAAGTAACTAGACTTGACATTTCAATAAGAGCAAGTAAATGAATTGGTTAGAAGCCATAAAGTACGCCATTCTTAAAGAAATGGACCTTGGGTCTAACTCAACCACAAAAGGGTAGTTAGTTAGTTAATGAGGTGAGCATTGTCAAAGACCATTTAGGTAGACAAAAACATCCCATCTTTTAATTAATGTCGAACACTTTTAACACCCCTATACCTTGGGGCTAACTCAACTCCAAAAGCTAGTTTATGAGGTGAGGATTGTCCAAGATCATACAAGCAGACAAATAGCTCATCCGTCAACCAACGTGGGATACTAAACATAATTATTACTGTAATAGCTAGCAATTGTTATTTGGGATCCAAATTAACCAATATAAGATAACATAGAGCAAACCTTCCACATCCACCTCCGAGCTTTATCAAGAACAAATTTTGCACGTCTGACCTTCAGTAAGAACCTCATAACCTAAAGAAGACAATAAACTACTGAGAAGAACATTCAAATTGATTGCACCTTAAGGGTGACTACAGTAGTCTATTAAATACCTGATTATACTTCTTTATTGCTTCTGTATTAGCAATAAGCTCAAGGGGCCAAGGAACCTGttacatttcaaaattttaatacaatatGACAAGGTTGTAAGACACCATAGATCAGACAGCCTAAAGCACGCATACCTTGTATGTAAACATGAGTGAATCCAGACCATCAATGCCAAAGTTTTGCCCTCGACTCTTGCGAGGTGTCGAAGTCAGAAGAGGCATACGACGCTGGTCATCCTCAATAGTGGCATTATTTCTTGTTACAGATACAACTAATGAATCGGGCGTGCTTAATAGTGCGGCATCAGCAGAGTATCGGATTGATTCCTGAATTATCAACAAAGGTTAAGTAAATACAAAGAAGCTTCCTCACTTGCAGACGcaaagaactgaaattaatgaAGTCAGTAGCAGATAACAACTAGGATGAATAGGAGAGGGAAACACCTCTAACAATTGGATTCTACAGACGTCAAAGGCTGCAAGAGTTTTTGTTCAACCCCTACTCATTGGTATAAAGCAAATGGTCTACGAGATCTTTTATCCTCCTTTTCAGATATTATATAGAGGTCACTCAGTACTACTCACACagttcttcctttttttttcttttctttttttctattttggtaTAGTCGGCTTGCACAACATAGTTCTTTTTCCTGGTTAATACAAATAacattctttccttttcttttgtcTGAGCAGTGCTGTTGTCTTCTTGTCTTGATATGTTGGAACATGCCTTTCTGGTGGAAAACAGGATGTTTGGTAACAATAAACATGGCAAGGCTTTTTATTGCTTACTTAATTGAAAGAAAACCACTtgcataaataataatatgatggGTATTACTCCCTAGGGATCTTCAGTGTTCCATATAATCTCCCTGTAGAGCAAAAATAGGTAATAAGGCCCCTAGCGATTTCAAAACCAATGCAATTTAACACGCAGCAGCCTCCCAACTAATTCCATGTATGTTGCATTGATTTACCCTCTAAGAACCTCATTGAAGTATTAAAACTCTTCTGTTCCTATGTCTTAAACTCTATCTACATTAAAATACTCATCCACTTATTGTTGCCTCTCCAGCCTAAAATAACAGAAGTAAAGGCTTTTTAGATAACTTAATCCATGTAAACTACCAAGTAGTCTCGTACAACTAAAAATTATCTTATTTCAAGGTAATAAGGTTGATTGAAATTATCTAATGATGTTTCATTGATTGATTGATGTTTGTCTCAAAATATTATCTAGTATATTTGATTATGCATGTAAAATGATATTACCACTAGATTCCACTATGACAACATAAGAGAAGAATCTTCATAGAAAATTCTACCGACAGATAGAAGGGAACTAATAAATCAAGGAAAAGGATTGAGTGGTCAGACCTGCAGTGTTGTATTTAATTCAAAATCATCATCCAAGCTTTCTCCTTTGTCTAGTTTATTGAAGACCACTGTCAAGAAGTGCTGCAGTAGATCACCTGAAGAAAGCAATATAATAATCCTGTAAAGAATGCCAATGATGATTGACTACTAACAAGCTAGCTTAACAAAAGCAATGTGTACCTGAGCCTAACAAGTATATAGCACGCAGCACTTCCAGCTCTTCTAGCAGTCTCCACTCAGACAGTAATTTTGACAAAATATTCCTGCCAATACAATCAGCCTGCAGAGTATAACAAGAGGCAATCGGACATATTAAGCCTCAACCATGTAAATATAAAAAGGTAATTCAGATGACTAGATGCTACTACCTGTTTCTTTATGAAGACAATAAGGCATTCTTGAAGAATAACCGTAGGCAACGGAGTATTCCTTGGTTCAACCCTCCCAATCCAGTTTAAGGTCCTTGAAGCGAGTGTGCTATTTTCCTGAAAAGGAAACACCTCCGACACATGATCATCCTCCTGTTCCAGAAATCatgttaatttttaaattttaaaacgaTGGAATAACAGCTAAACTAAGACAAGTACTAGCCATAACTAGCCAGATGAATTGATATGAACTATTTAAACTAAGTTCACTTAAGAAACATGTGAAAAGCCTAATCTTGACAGAGCTGCACTTCCAACTGAAGGTCTTCAACAATTTAACCAATCTTTAAATTTCAATAGTGAAACTTCTAGCCACTCAATAATATAGAAATGTCTCTTATAACCCATGTCCCATGCTTAACACATGGATTGATATGCCAAATGAGGTTGTGCAGATTCCCAAGGGAAGAAGCAAGACAGGGATGGTGGAAGATCGAGAGCCATGCAATTACATGCTGCACTCGGAAAAAGCAGCAAGTTGAAGTCTTGCATGGCGAGGATGATGCTggaaattcaagaaaagctgTAATTCAAAGGTCATGATGAATTTGATGCCATGCTAAGCACAAACTTCAACCtcaacaattaaataataagcAGTAACAATCTGTTAGAAATGACTTCCTTTAtggaagaaactaaaaaaatttaatcagtTAACTAGGGCAGTTGGTCTCAGAATAAGTTGTCCACCCTTGCTGAAGAACACTACATCTAAATTTCTACCATAATAAAGTAGGAGtgtgaaaaaaacaaaatacactTGGCTGGACTAGAAAATTTTCAGACGGATTTACAGTTTAGCCTAAATTATCACATCCATTGTTTTGAAAGTTGTTTTTACAGGTGTAAAGTACTGCATATTTATATGATATGACCTggtataagaataaaatattaggCTAAATAGCAAATCACAGATAAATGACCTCTTACCTGCGCCTTAGAAAGTGGTGGTGAGTAATGCTAAGCATTTCAAAAAGAAGTTAAAC includes:
- the LOC114076982 gene encoding serpin-Z2B-like; this encodes MAKRKEEKIDYCPQVTSRIILKEIQKEFKKTKNSNTNILLSPLSFHAVLNMTAVGATGDTLDQMLRFLGVRDINDLNSKFLNMIHVIESNSNGGPDLSFLNGMWVAHTHEIRDSFKHLANTLYKIQPKIVDFKLREEVAEDVNIWAESASRGLIKDILKPKYITNDTKVLLANALYFKGRWDFDEERTIDRDFYLLNGDMISVPFMTGCDNFTYGSFEGYQVAKIPYEIGKNGDNKDFSMFIFLPNEKNGLLNLLEKVNSDPKFFTQKFNLWSVSLDAFYIPKFKFTYTAMKQVIRTMREMGLTLPFDKHCMELTEIVKPEGPFFVNRIIQKAFIEVNEKGTEAAVVTVVSDDDMGCSLYEAPSPRFVADHPFLFMVREEVSRLVLFTGAVLNPSSDHSDANSSSDSDDC
- the LOC107018032 gene encoding uncharacterized protein LOC107018032, producing MNSMVALGKKFTRNIQDNKRRLLSAKYELRRKLYKAFVQDPQLPPEMREAHQYKLAKLPRNSSFTRIRNRCIFTGRPRAVYEKFRMSRIVFRGLAARGALQGVKKASW